In the genome of Deltaproteobacteria bacterium, one region contains:
- a CDS encoding prepilin-type N-terminal cleavage/methylation domain-containing protein, producing MLTKLLKKKDQKGFTLIELMIVIAIIGILAAIAIPQFNSYRKRAYNASANTDIKNAYTAAQAYFVDNPTGTVTTTILLSYGLNTSEGVTVTTTDGTVGGLALTATHSSGDITYSIDSNGNITK from the coding sequence ATGCTTACAAAATTACTGAAGAAAAAAGATCAAAAAGGTTTCACCCTTATCGAGTTGATGATCGTCATCGCCATTATCGGCATTTTGGCGGCCATTGCCATCCCCCAGTTTAATTCCTACAGGAAGAGGGCGTATAATGCTTCCGCCAATACGGACATTAAAAACGCCTATACCGCGGCCCAGGCATATTTCGTAGACAACCCGACAGGGACGGTGACTACGACTATTCTCTTAAGCTACGGCTTGAATACGTCGGAGGGCGTTACTGTGACAACAACTGACGGGACTGTGGGCGGCCTTGCATTAACTGCAACTCACTCCAGCGGAGATATAACCTATTCTATAGATTCAAATGGAAATATAACCAAGTAG